The following proteins come from a genomic window of Geminicoccaceae bacterium SCSIO 64248:
- a CDS encoding NADH-quinone oxidoreductase subunit NuoF has translation MTRTLFVPCDSVSVGLDADKVAELFRLEIFKRGLDIAIVRNGSRGMVWLEPLVEIETDEGRVGYGPVTPDDVASVLDAMLGDGRHPLAIGRPEEVPFLARQQRLTFERCGIVDPLSLDDYRAHGGLAGLERAVALTPGEVVDEVKTSGLRGRGGAGFPTGIKWNTVMLAETERKYVVCNADEGDSGTFADRMLMEGDPFLLIEGMAIAGVAVGATQGYIYLRSEYPIAFAMTKRAIEIAREAGVLGPDVLGSGRAFELEIRMGAGAYICGEETSLLESLEGRRGIVRAKPPIPALKGLFGQPTLVNNVLSFCAVPWILSHGGQAYADYGMGRSLGTLPIQLAGNVMHGGLVEYAFGITLREIVEGFGGGTRSGRPVRAVQVGGPLGAYFPEHMLDLKLDYETLAAAKGLVGHGGIVVFDDSVDMARQARFAFEFCAIESCGKCTPCRIGAVRGVETIDRIMAGVEPDKHRKVLDDLCELMTEGSLCAMGGLTPVPVVSALTHFPEDFDAGVRSAAAE, from the coding sequence ATGACCCGTACGCTGTTCGTCCCCTGCGATTCGGTTTCGGTCGGGCTGGACGCCGACAAGGTCGCCGAACTGTTCCGCCTTGAGATCTTCAAGCGCGGTCTCGACATCGCGATCGTGCGCAACGGCTCGCGCGGCATGGTCTGGCTTGAGCCCCTGGTCGAGATCGAGACCGATGAAGGCCGGGTCGGCTATGGTCCCGTCACGCCGGACGACGTCGCCTCCGTGCTCGACGCCATGCTCGGCGACGGCCGTCATCCGCTCGCGATCGGCCGCCCGGAGGAGGTGCCGTTCCTCGCCCGTCAGCAGCGGCTGACTTTCGAGCGCTGCGGCATCGTCGATCCTCTGTCGCTCGACGATTACCGCGCCCATGGCGGCCTTGCCGGCCTGGAGCGGGCCGTCGCCCTGACGCCGGGCGAGGTCGTCGACGAGGTCAAGACGTCCGGCCTGCGCGGCCGCGGCGGCGCCGGATTCCCGACCGGGATCAAGTGGAACACGGTGATGCTCGCCGAGACCGAGCGGAAATACGTGGTCTGCAACGCCGACGAGGGCGACAGCGGCACCTTTGCCGATCGGATGCTGATGGAGGGCGATCCCTTCCTCCTGATCGAGGGCATGGCCATCGCCGGCGTCGCGGTGGGCGCGACCCAGGGCTACATCTATCTGCGCTCGGAATACCCGATCGCCTTCGCCATGACCAAGCGGGCGATCGAGATCGCGCGCGAGGCGGGCGTGCTCGGCCCGGACGTCCTGGGCTCGGGGCGCGCGTTCGAACTCGAGATCCGCATGGGCGCCGGCGCCTATATCTGCGGCGAGGAAACCTCGCTCCTGGAGAGCCTGGAGGGCAGGCGGGGCATCGTGCGCGCCAAGCCGCCGATCCCGGCGCTCAAGGGCCTGTTCGGCCAGCCGACCCTGGTCAACAACGTCCTGTCGTTCTGCGCCGTGCCCTGGATCCTGAGCCATGGCGGCCAAGCCTATGCCGACTACGGCATGGGCCGCTCGCTCGGCACGCTGCCGATCCAACTGGCCGGCAACGTCATGCATGGCGGCCTGGTCGAATACGCGTTCGGCATCACGCTGCGCGAGATCGTCGAGGGCTTCGGCGGCGGGACGCGCTCGGGCCGGCCGGTCCGGGCGGTGCAGGTCGGCGGGCCGCTCGGCGCCTACTTCCCCGAGCACATGCTCGACCTGAAGCTCGACTACGAGACGCTCGCCGCCGCCAAGGGCTTGGTCGGGCATGGCGGCATCGTCGTGTTCGACGACAGCGTCGACATGGCGCGGCAGGCGCGCTTTGCCTTCGAGTTCTGCGCGATCGAATCCTGCGGCAAATGCACGCCGTGCCGGATCGGCGCGGTGCGCGGCGTCGAGACCATCGACCGGATCATGGCCGGCGTCGAGCCCGACAAGCACCGCAAGGTGCTGGACGATCTGTGCGAGCTGATGACCGAGGGGTCGCTGTGCGCCATGGGCGGCCTGACCCCGGTGCCGGTCGTCAGCGCGCTCACCCATTTCCCCGAGGATTTCGATGCGGGCGTCCGGTCCGCCGCGGCCGAGTAG